A region from the Melioribacter roseus P3M-2 genome encodes:
- a CDS encoding superoxide dismutase has protein sequence MSKFELPALPYAFDALEPYIDARTMEIHHDKHHAGYVNNLNKAVEGTEYEGKSLEELFKTVSKLPVAIRNNGGGHYNHSMFWQIMGPNKGGEPTGALADAINGTFDSFEKFKETFNNAAATRFGSGWAWLVLSNGKLVVTSTPNQDNPLMDVAEVQGFPVMGLDVWEHAYYLKYQNRRPEYITNWWNVVNWDEVAKRFDSVK, from the coding sequence ATGAGTAAATTCGAATTACCGGCATTGCCATACGCCTTCGACGCTTTGGAACCGTATATAGATGCGCGCACAATGGAAATACATCACGACAAACATCATGCGGGCTATGTAAATAACCTCAACAAAGCCGTAGAAGGGACGGAATACGAGGGTAAATCTCTCGAAGAGTTATTCAAAACAGTTTCCAAACTTCCGGTTGCCATTCGCAATAACGGCGGCGGACATTATAACCATTCGATGTTCTGGCAGATAATGGGACCGAATAAAGGGGGCGAGCCCACGGGCGCTCTGGCAGACGCAATTAACGGAACTTTCGACTCGTTCGAAAAATTCAAAGAAACATTCAACAATGCGGCTGCGACGCGTTTCGGATCCGGCTGGGCCTGGTTAGTATTGAGCAACGGCAAACTCGTCGTAACATCGACGCCCAATCAGGACAATCCGTTAATGGATGTAGCCGAAGTTCAGGGTTTCCCTGTAATGGGGCTGGACGTATGGGAACATGCCTACTACCTGAAATATCAAAACCGCAGACCGGAATACATCACTAATTGGTGGAACGTCGTAAATTGGGACGAAGTAGCTAAAAGATTCGATTCTGTTAAATAA
- a CDS encoding HesB/IscA family protein — protein sequence MKLERVSNMTTETNIKSEIDITEKAINEVNRLKKENNIPDTHGLRVGVKGGGCSGLTYQLGFDAEPKEGDAVIEKGGLKLYIDGKSLFYLSGTVLDFSDGLNGRGFVFNNPNAKKTCGCGESFGV from the coding sequence ATGAAATTAGAAAGGGTTTCTAATATGACTACCGAAACAAACATTAAATCGGAAATAGATATAACTGAAAAAGCCATCAATGAGGTTAACAGACTTAAAAAGGAAAATAATATTCCGGATACGCACGGACTCCGTGTCGGAGTTAAAGGCGGAGGCTGTTCAGGCTTGACTTATCAACTCGGATTCGACGCCGAACCGAAAGAAGGCGACGCAGTTATCGAAAAAGGCGGCTTGAAATTATACATAGACGGCAAAAGCCTCTTTTATCTGAGCGGCACTGTGCTCGATTTCAGCGACGGTTTGAACGGCAGAGGATTTGTTTTCAATAATCCGAATGCAAAGAAAACCTGCGGCTGCGGCGAATCGTTCGGAGTGTAA
- a CDS encoding sodium-translocating pyrophosphatase, producing MVSSIFWLVPVSSILALGFAWFFFSQMMKESEGTDKMKSIASYVREGAMAYLRQQYKVVGIFFLVIMVIFLILAYGFNVQNPWVPFAFITGGFFSGLSGFFGMKTATYASARTANAAKESLNKGLRVAFRSGAVMGLVVVGLGLLDISIWFLILNAVYPAATDAHNLVVVTTTMLTFGMGASTQALFARVGGGIFTKAADVGADLVGKVEAGIPEDDPRNPATIADNVGDNVGDVAGMGADLYESYCGSILATAALGAAAFIDAPDLQMKAVLAPMLVAAVGIILSIVGIFVVRTKEDATQKDLLNSLSRGINFSSVLIVVFSLVIVKLLGLENAWGIWGSIVTGLVTGIVIGKATEYYTSHSYKPTQKIADSAQTGPATVIISGLGVGMLSTAIPVLAVAVGIILAFLFATGFDITNINMGLYGIGIAAVGMLSTLGITLATDAYGPIADNAGGNAEMSGLGPEVRKRTDALDALGNTTAATGKGFAIGSAALTALALLASYVEEVKIGLIRAGQTVLEIGGETIETQRASIMDFMNYYNINLMNPNVLIGVFIGSMMAFMFCGLTMNAVGRAAGKMVDEVRRQFREIKGILEGKAEPDYASCVAISTKGAQHEMVLPSMLAILAPIVTGIIFGVSGVMGLLVGGLGAGFVLAIFMANSGGAWDNAKKYIEEGHLGGKGSEAHKAAVIGDTVGDPFKDTSGPSLNILIKLMSMVAIVMSGFTVVFHIL from the coding sequence ATGGTAAGTAGTATATTTTGGCTTGTTCCCGTTTCCTCTATTCTGGCTCTCGGATTCGCCTGGTTTTTCTTTTCACAAATGATGAAAGAAAGCGAAGGCACCGACAAAATGAAAAGCATAGCTTCTTATGTGCGTGAGGGAGCTATGGCATATCTGAGACAACAGTATAAAGTTGTCGGAATCTTTTTCCTCGTTATAATGGTAATCTTTTTGATTCTTGCATATGGTTTCAATGTGCAGAATCCATGGGTTCCTTTTGCGTTTATCACGGGCGGTTTCTTCTCGGGTTTGTCCGGATTTTTCGGAATGAAAACCGCTACATACGCATCTGCGCGTACGGCTAATGCCGCAAAGGAATCATTAAATAAAGGGCTTCGCGTTGCATTCAGAAGCGGCGCGGTAATGGGACTTGTAGTAGTCGGTCTCGGTTTGCTCGACATTTCAATCTGGTTCCTGATCTTAAATGCAGTCTATCCGGCTGCTACCGACGCTCATAATTTGGTAGTTGTAACGACTACAATGTTGACTTTCGGAATGGGAGCTTCCACACAGGCGCTTTTTGCAAGAGTGGGAGGCGGTATTTTTACAAAAGCTGCAGACGTAGGCGCCGACCTTGTCGGTAAAGTAGAAGCCGGAATTCCGGAAGACGATCCGCGGAATCCAGCAACAATTGCCGATAACGTAGGCGACAATGTTGGAGACGTGGCCGGAATGGGCGCAGACCTTTATGAATCGTATTGCGGTTCGATTCTGGCTACCGCGGCTCTTGGAGCGGCTGCATTCATAGACGCCCCTGATTTACAAATGAAAGCTGTTTTGGCGCCGATGCTCGTAGCGGCAGTCGGTATTATTCTTTCGATTGTCGGTATTTTTGTCGTAAGAACTAAAGAAGACGCAACGCAAAAAGATTTATTGAATTCGTTATCGCGCGGTATTAATTTCAGCTCGGTTCTTATAGTTGTTTTTTCGCTTGTTATTGTAAAATTACTCGGACTTGAAAATGCATGGGGCATCTGGGGTTCGATCGTTACTGGTCTCGTTACGGGTATTGTTATAGGAAAAGCAACCGAATATTATACATCGCATTCGTATAAACCGACTCAGAAGATAGCCGATTCTGCTCAAACCGGTCCCGCTACGGTTATCATTTCCGGTTTAGGCGTAGGAATGTTATCGACTGCAATTCCTGTTCTTGCCGTAGCGGTCGGTATTATTCTAGCATTCTTGTTTGCCACAGGATTTGACATAACAAATATTAATATGGGACTTTACGGCATCGGTATTGCCGCAGTCGGAATGCTTTCGACGCTCGGTATTACACTTGCAACCGACGCATACGGACCGATTGCAGATAATGCGGGCGGTAATGCGGAAATGAGCGGTCTCGGTCCAGAAGTTCGTAAAAGAACCGACGCGCTGGACGCTCTCGGAAATACAACCGCGGCTACGGGAAAAGGCTTTGCTATCGGATCGGCTGCACTGACTGCTCTGGCTCTGTTGGCTTCCTACGTTGAAGAAGTTAAAATCGGTTTGATTAGAGCCGGTCAAACAGTTCTCGAAATCGGCGGCGAAACAATAGAGACGCAAAGAGCTTCAATAATGGATTTTATGAATTATTACAACATCAATCTGATGAATCCGAATGTTTTGATAGGAGTATTTATCGGTTCGATGATGGCGTTTATGTTCTGCGGTCTTACAATGAACGCAGTCGGCAGGGCGGCAGGTAAAATGGTCGACGAAGTGCGCCGTCAATTCAGAGAAATCAAAGGCATTCTCGAAGGCAAAGCCGAACCTGATTATGCAAGCTGCGTTGCAATATCGACTAAAGGAGCTCAACACGAAATGGTGCTTCCGTCGATGCTCGCCATCCTTGCTCCGATTGTAACCGGTATTATTTTCGGCGTATCCGGCGTTATGGGATTATTGGTCGGCGGTCTCGGCGCGGGATTCGTGCTCGCAATTTTCATGGCTAATTCCGGCGGCGCATGGGATAACGCAAAGAAATATATCGAGGAAGGACATCTCGGCGGTAAAGGTTCCGAAGCTCACAAAGCCGCTGTTATCGGCGATACCGTAGGCGATCCTTTCAAAGATACTTCCGGTCCCAGCCTTAACATTCTTATTAAATTAATGAGCATGGTTGCCATCGTAATGTCGGGATTTACCGTAGTATTTCACATTCTTTAA
- a CDS encoding NADH-quinone oxidoreductase subunit N, whose product MEMTNLYQSLNLILPELVLSVVFVILIAADLIYHNNKAPVKFIALAGIIVSFFILLFNFDSSGFAFIFNGTIRNYGLVAVDSFGHFFKLLVLLSSLFIVLFSFSSVELKEAEKRIGEYYALIYGMIIGMFFMISASDLILIYLSMELLSLSSYVLAGFLKLRERNSEASLKYLIYGAVSSGLMLFGISILYGMTGSTNLYVINSLIQGPNINLLTLSFAVILIFAGIGYKISSAPFHFWTPDVYEGAPVTITAFLSVASKAAGFALLIRFIKTTFVSYTDASGAWNLINVFDWQSVLIVISILTMTLGNFSALWQDNLKRMLAYSSIAHAGYMLLGVLVFSNQGLLAVLIYFAFYLIMNLGAFLVVMLIANKIGTEDINSYNGLGYTSPLLSVSLAIFLVSLTGIPPTAGFIGKLYLFIALVDAKMIAVAVIALLNTVVSLYYYVRVLKHMYLVKPEPDTPAIKPNLIETVIVLALAVPVILFGIYFQPVVDFAKSCLVILGI is encoded by the coding sequence ATGGAAATGACAAATTTATATCAATCGTTAAATTTAATTTTACCTGAACTGGTTCTTTCGGTTGTATTTGTAATTCTGATTGCAGCCGATTTGATATATCATAATAATAAAGCGCCGGTTAAATTTATTGCCCTTGCCGGAATCATTGTTTCCTTCTTCATTTTATTATTCAATTTCGATTCTTCCGGTTTTGCTTTTATTTTCAACGGCACAATCAGGAATTACGGTCTTGTGGCAGTCGATTCTTTCGGGCACTTTTTCAAACTGCTCGTTCTTTTGTCGTCATTGTTCATAGTATTATTTTCGTTTTCATCGGTCGAATTAAAAGAAGCCGAAAAAAGAATCGGCGAATATTATGCTTTGATTTACGGTATGATTATCGGAATGTTTTTCATGATTTCCGCTTCCGATTTAATTCTGATTTATTTGTCAATGGAACTCCTGTCGTTATCTTCCTATGTTCTTGCAGGCTTTTTGAAATTGAGAGAACGAAACAGCGAAGCTTCGCTGAAATATTTGATATACGGAGCCGTTTCGTCAGGCTTAATGTTGTTCGGCATTTCAATTTTATACGGTATGACAGGCAGCACGAACCTTTATGTAATTAATTCTCTCATACAGGGACCGAACATCAATCTCTTAACGTTATCATTTGCGGTAATCTTGATATTTGCCGGTATCGGATATAAAATTTCTTCGGCGCCTTTCCATTTCTGGACTCCGGACGTTTACGAAGGCGCACCCGTAACAATTACAGCTTTTCTGTCGGTTGCAAGCAAAGCCGCAGGCTTCGCGCTTTTAATCCGTTTTATAAAAACAACATTCGTTTCTTATACCGATGCAAGCGGCGCATGGAATCTGATTAACGTTTTCGATTGGCAATCCGTGCTTATAGTAATCTCAATCCTTACAATGACCCTGGGTAACTTTTCCGCTCTCTGGCAGGATAATCTCAAAAGAATGCTGGCTTATTCGAGTATAGCACATGCCGGCTACATGCTGCTAGGCGTACTCGTATTTTCCAATCAGGGTTTACTCGCCGTATTAATCTATTTTGCGTTTTATCTGATAATGAATCTCGGCGCTTTTCTCGTCGTCATGTTGATTGCCAATAAAATAGGCACAGAGGATATCAATTCCTACAACGGATTGGGATACACTTCTCCTCTTTTGAGCGTGTCGCTGGCAATTTTTCTTGTATCGCTTACGGGCATACCTCCTACAGCGGGATTTATCGGCAAACTCTATCTTTTTATCGCGTTGGTAGACGCCAAGATGATTGCAGTCGCCGTAATTGCGCTTCTCAACACCGTTGTTTCGCTTTACTACTACGTCCGCGTACTTAAGCATATGTATCTGGTTAAACCGGAACCCGACACTCCGGCTATTAAACCGAATTTGATCGAAACAGTAATTGTGCTGGCACTTGCCGTTCCGGTTATTTTATTCGGTATTTACTTCCAGCCGGTGGTAGATTTTGCAAAAAGCTGCCTGGTTATACTCGGCATCTGA
- a CDS encoding complex I subunit 4 family protein has protein sequence MVGFPILSLITFLPIAGMIIILFLPKDKQNSIRYTTLAITALQVVLAIILLSNYNYSAAGVFEEKSFQFIEKFRWIEITGISWLGTVKIDYFLGIDGISMPMVLLTAIISFIATISSWNIEKSVKGYFALFLLLDTGMMGVFVALDFFLFYIFWELMLLPMYFLIGIWGGPRKEYAAIKFFIYTLFGSVFMLLVMIGLYFSATETLADGSKVFTFNLLALMNQSNFTPDGILSPFNPHNLRFIAYLALFVGFAIKIPMFPFHTWLPDAHVEAPTPISVILAGVLLKMGTYGILRISYPIFPEITKDLIWYIALFGMINIIYGALVALAQKDFKKLIAYSSISHMGYVLLGMASLTSTGINGAILQMFNHGTITAMLFLIVGVVYDRAHTRGIYDFGGLAAQMPVYSGFVTVAFFAAIGLPGLSGFISEALVFVGAFSVDLIRILTIISTLGILLGAGYMLWTLQRIFLGPLNEKWASLPDLDKREYIMFVPLSLIIIFLGVYPSAMLDIMNTSVNTLVNFIHSNVSTTLSGF, from the coding sequence ATGGTGGGATTTCCGATACTTTCATTAATAACATTTCTCCCGATTGCCGGGATGATAATAATACTCTTTTTGCCAAAGGATAAACAAAATTCCATTCGCTATACGACTTTGGCAATAACCGCTCTGCAGGTTGTGCTGGCAATTATTCTCCTGAGCAATTACAATTATTCGGCAGCGGGAGTGTTCGAAGAGAAATCTTTCCAATTCATAGAAAAATTCAGATGGATTGAAATAACAGGAATTTCATGGCTCGGAACCGTTAAAATCGACTATTTCCTCGGCATCGACGGAATTAGTATGCCGATGGTTCTTTTGACCGCGATCATTTCATTTATCGCTACAATTTCTTCCTGGAACATCGAAAAATCGGTCAAAGGTTATTTCGCGCTCTTTTTACTGCTCGACACCGGTATGATGGGTGTTTTTGTCGCGCTCGATTTCTTTTTATTCTACATTTTCTGGGAATTGATGCTTTTACCGATGTACTTTTTGATCGGCATCTGGGGCGGTCCCCGAAAAGAATATGCGGCTATTAAGTTCTTTATCTATACATTGTTCGGCAGCGTCTTCATGCTCCTTGTTATGATAGGTCTCTATTTCAGCGCAACCGAAACATTGGCTGACGGATCGAAAGTTTTCACTTTCAACTTGCTGGCATTGATGAATCAAAGCAATTTTACGCCGGACGGCATTCTCTCTCCTTTCAATCCGCATAATCTGAGATTCATAGCTTATCTGGCGTTGTTTGTCGGTTTTGCGATAAAAATACCGATGTTCCCCTTCCACACGTGGCTGCCCGACGCTCACGTAGAAGCGCCTACGCCTATTTCGGTTATCCTTGCCGGCGTTCTCTTGAAGATGGGCACATACGGTATTTTGAGAATCAGCTACCCGATCTTTCCGGAAATAACTAAAGATTTGATCTGGTATATTGCCCTCTTCGGAATGATAAATATTATTTACGGAGCTCTCGTTGCATTGGCGCAAAAGGACTTCAAAAAGTTAATAGCTTATTCTTCGATTTCTCACATGGGTTATGTATTGCTCGGAATGGCATCGTTGACTTCGACAGGAATTAACGGCGCTATTCTACAGATGTTCAATCACGGTACAATTACGGCAATGCTCTTCTTGATTGTAGGCGTTGTATACGACAGAGCTCACACACGCGGCATTTACGATTTCGGCGGACTTGCCGCTCAAATGCCGGTCTATTCCGGATTTGTGACAGTGGCGTTCTTTGCCGCAATCGGACTGCCCGGATTGAGCGGATTTATTTCCGAGGCGCTTGTATTCGTAGGCGCTTTCAGCGTCGATTTAATTCGAATACTTACGATTATTTCCACGCTCGGAATTCTGCTCGGCGCCGGTTATATGCTCTGGACATTGCAAAGAATTTTCCTGGGACCGTTGAACGAAAAATGGGCTTCGCTGCCCGATCTGGATAAACGCGAATACATTATGTTCGTGCCTCTTTCTTTGATAATTATTTTCCTGGGAGTTTATCCTTCGGCAATGCTCGACATTATGAATACATCCGTAAATACTCTGGTTAATTTTATTCATTCTAACGTTTCGACCACATTAAGCGGGTTTTAA
- the nuoL gene encoding NADH-quinone oxidoreductase subunit L: MIMTESLLVNLSVIILFLPLLGFTTLIFFGKKIPKLYLFEVGILFGALLLSIIVMYGKLAYFIDSDIISKFTWITFGAAPLSGNVNIELGIKIDNLTVIMLFVVNLISSLVHLYSIEYMRGDKRYTRYFAYLGIFTFSMLGIVLTDNILMMYIFWELVGLSSYLLIGFWFEKKSAADASKKAFIVNRVGDIGMFLGILILFFNYKTFSFDSIFSQISSGILPFGSEAWLTAAGILVFMGAVGKSAQFPLHVWLPDAMEGPTPVSALIHAATMVAAGVYLVTRIFVMLTADAMLVIAVIGAFTAFIAATIAITQNDIKKVLAYSTISQLGYMIMSLGVGAYAFAFFHLVTHAFFKACLFLGSGSVIHAMHHEQDIRHMGGLRKKMPITYITFLISTLAISGVPLTSGFLSKDGILAGTLVFGKLTGHWLIPFFGFTVAALTAFYMFRLVILTFHGEPRDRHKYDHAHESPFVMAAPLVVLAVLSIFIFYTPNPFAPDAGWFLGNWVKTPEQVTPHTTRFDFMIPAETEAHGHSEIVNSELYTETMHWAHYPAMIMSLLLGGLGILIAFVFYQWRKIDVDKLTEKIKPVYNFSLNKWYIDELYEATFIGQTLNFSKALAWFDNNIVDGIVNGSAYVTRFVSKLSGLFDTYVVDGLVNFSAFFSGFLGLTFKKLQTGKVQTYVVLVVFSVIILLFFFKPF; this comes from the coding sequence ATGATTATGACAGAATCTTTATTAGTAAATCTATCGGTAATTATACTCTTTTTGCCGTTGCTCGGTTTTACAACCCTTATCTTTTTCGGTAAAAAGATTCCCAAACTTTATCTTTTCGAAGTTGGCATTCTCTTCGGAGCGTTGTTATTATCGATAATCGTAATGTACGGTAAGTTGGCTTATTTTATAGATTCGGATATCATTTCGAAATTCACATGGATAACGTTCGGAGCCGCTCCCCTTTCGGGCAATGTGAACATCGAACTCGGAATTAAGATCGACAATCTTACCGTAATAATGTTGTTCGTGGTCAATCTTATCAGTTCCCTGGTGCATCTTTATTCAATCGAATATATGCGCGGCGACAAGAGATACACGCGCTACTTTGCTTATCTCGGAATTTTTACTTTCTCTATGCTCGGCATAGTGCTTACGGACAATATTCTGATGATGTACATCTTCTGGGAACTTGTCGGTCTGTCGTCTTATTTGTTAATCGGGTTCTGGTTCGAAAAGAAATCGGCGGCCGACGCTTCCAAAAAGGCTTTTATCGTCAATCGCGTCGGCGATATCGGTATGTTCCTTGGAATTTTGATACTCTTTTTCAATTATAAAACGTTCTCGTTCGACTCGATCTTTTCACAAATTTCTTCGGGCATTTTGCCCTTCGGCAGCGAAGCTTGGCTTACAGCCGCTGGAATCTTAGTGTTTATGGGCGCAGTCGGCAAATCCGCTCAGTTCCCTCTGCATGTGTGGCTTCCCGACGCAATGGAGGGCCCTACACCCGTGAGCGCGTTGATACATGCCGCTACGATGGTTGCAGCGGGCGTTTATCTCGTTACCAGGATATTTGTGATGTTAACCGCCGACGCAATGCTTGTAATTGCAGTAATCGGCGCGTTTACAGCCTTTATAGCAGCCACAATTGCAATAACTCAAAACGACATTAAAAAAGTTCTGGCTTATTCGACGATTTCTCAGCTCGGCTATATGATAATGTCGCTCGGCGTTGGCGCTTATGCATTCGCCTTTTTCCATCTCGTTACTCATGCGTTTTTCAAGGCATGTTTGTTCCTCGGTTCAGGCTCCGTTATTCACGCCATGCATCACGAGCAGGATATTCGCCATATGGGCGGACTCCGTAAAAAAATGCCGATTACTTACATTACGTTTTTAATCTCCACGCTTGCAATTTCGGGAGTGCCTTTAACATCGGGATTTTTAAGCAAAGACGGAATTCTTGCCGGTACGCTCGTATTCGGCAAATTGACAGGTCACTGGTTAATTCCTTTCTTCGGGTTTACAGTAGCGGCTTTAACGGCATTCTATATGTTCAGACTGGTAATCTTAACTTTTCACGGCGAGCCGCGCGACAGGCATAAATACGATCACGCGCACGAATCTCCTTTCGTAATGGCAGCGCCGCTCGTAGTTCTAGCCGTTCTGTCCATTTTCATTTTCTATACGCCCAATCCTTTTGCTCCGGATGCCGGATGGTTCTTGGGAAACTGGGTGAAAACTCCGGAACAGGTAACGCCGCATACAACCCGTTTTGATTTTATGATTCCCGCGGAAACCGAGGCTCACGGTCATTCCGAAATCGTTAATTCGGAATTATATACGGAGACAATGCACTGGGCTCATTATCCCGCAATGATAATGTCGTTGTTGCTCGGCGGATTGGGAATTCTTATTGCTTTTGTTTTCTATCAATGGCGTAAGATTGACGTTGACAAGTTGACCGAGAAAATAAAACCGGTTTACAATTTTTCGCTAAACAAATGGTATATCGACGAACTCTACGAAGCCACGTTTATCGGTCAAACATTGAATTTCAGCAAAGCGCTCGCCTGGTTCGACAATAATATAGTCGACGGAATTGTAAACGGTTCGGCTTATGTTACCCGTTTCGTATCAAAACTAAGCGGACTTTTCGATACATACGTCGTAGACGGGTTGGTAAATTTTTCCGCTTTCTTCAGCGGTTTCCTCGGATTGACTTTCAAGAAACTTCAGACAGGCAAAGTTCAGACTTATGTTGTACTGGTGGTATTCTCGGTAATAATTTTATTGTTTTTCTTTAAACCGTTTTAG
- the nuoK gene encoding NADH-quinone oxidoreductase subunit NuoK — MHVGLTHFLVVSAILFTLGIYGIVTRKNAVMVLMGIELILNAANINFVAFARYGNFGLSGQVIALFIIILAAAEAAIALAIVLNIYKTFSNVNVDEIDKLKE, encoded by the coding sequence ATGCACGTAGGTTTAACACATTTTTTGGTAGTAAGCGCAATTTTATTCACGCTCGGTATTTACGGCATCGTCACGCGTAAGAATGCCGTCATGGTTTTAATGGGTATTGAATTGATACTTAACGCCGCCAATATAAACTTTGTGGCTTTTGCCCGTTACGGAAATTTCGGATTGAGCGGACAGGTAATCGCTCTCTTTATAATTATACTGGCAGCGGCCGAAGCTGCAATCGCTCTGGCTATTGTTTTGAATATCTATAAAACATTTTCAAATGTAAACGTAGACGAAATCGACAAATTAAAAGAATGA
- a CDS encoding NADH-quinone oxidoreductase subunit J family protein: MSYFDIIFYLFAIITVASAFIVVTTRNIVYSAYSLLLTLFGISGIYVLLGADFLAVVQIMVYVGGILILLLFGVMLTNKITSVDIRTGAVHLLPAAISSGVLLGILWAVMTWTDWKTYDAQIPSTTIFGLGKILITNYVLIFELLAILLLVALIGAASIARREESEENN; the protein is encoded by the coding sequence ATGAGTTATTTCGACATTATATTTTACTTGTTCGCCATTATTACCGTCGCTTCGGCTTTCATTGTCGTTACGACGCGGAATATTGTCTACTCGGCTTACAGCCTGTTATTAACTTTATTCGGCATATCGGGAATTTATGTCCTTCTCGGCGCCGACTTTCTGGCGGTTGTGCAAATAATGGTCTACGTCGGCGGAATTTTAATTCTGTTGCTCTTCGGCGTAATGCTAACGAATAAAATAACAAGCGTCGATATCAGAACCGGCGCGGTTCACCTTTTGCCGGCTGCAATAAGCAGCGGAGTTTTGTTGGGAATTCTCTGGGCTGTTATGACTTGGACGGACTGGAAAACTTACGACGCTCAAATTCCTTCGACAACAATTTTCGGTCTGGGCAAAATTCTGATTACAAATTACGTATTGATATTCGAATTGCTGGCTATACTTCTGCTTGTAGCCCTTATCGGCGCGGCTTCGATAGCTCGCAGAGAAGAATCGGAAGAAAACAATTAA
- a CDS encoding NuoI/complex I 23 kDa subunit family protein: MKEYLKNTWQALYTVLVGMKITLKHLFTPAVTIQYPDVKVPLPERVRNRLYVNIDDCIGCDQCSRACPVSCITIETVKAVPGEDLGTTSNGKKKALWVTQFDIDFAKCCYCQLCVFPCPTECIYMTDVYEFSEYDRRNLVYHFSNLTEEEAAEKKANFEKFQAEKEAQKAAAAKQKEDKNPS, encoded by the coding sequence ATGAAAGAATATTTGAAAAATACATGGCAAGCGCTTTATACCGTGCTGGTGGGAATGAAAATTACTTTAAAACATCTTTTCACGCCCGCCGTTACAATCCAATATCCGGACGTAAAAGTTCCTCTTCCCGAACGAGTAAGAAACCGACTTTATGTAAATATTGACGACTGTATCGGATGCGACCAATGTTCTAGAGCTTGTCCCGTGAGTTGTATTACGATCGAGACCGTAAAAGCCGTTCCGGGCGAAGATCTGGGGACGACTTCCAACGGGAAGAAAAAAGCATTGTGGGTTACGCAGTTCGACATCGACTTTGCAAAATGTTGTTACTGTCAGTTGTGCGTTTTTCCCTGCCCCACGGAATGTATTTATATGACGGACGTATATGAATTTTCGGAATACGACAGACGCAATTTGGTTTATCATTTTTCGAACTTAACTGAAGAAGAAGCTGCAGAAAAGAAAGCTAATTTCGAAAAGTTTCAGGCTGAAAAAGAAGCCCAGAAAGCCGCTGCAGCAAAACAAAAAGAAGACAAAAATCCGAGTTGA